CGATATCAAGGCTGGTGGGTTTCGACGTGTTGCCGGCCGACCCGGACTCGACCGACGAACTGGGATCGGCGACCGTCCAAATCCGCTGCGGCGCGCACCATCACAACCCGATGCAGCGAGTCCACGGTGGCTTGATCGCGGCACTTGCCGACGCGGCAATGGGCATCGCGTTCGGCCGAACCTTGATGGACCGCCAAGACTTTTCAACGATCGAGATGAAGATCAACTTCATCCGCCCGGTCAAAGAAGGCATGATTGTGGCGAAGGCACGCGTGGTCGAGCGAGGCCTAAGAATCGGCTTCGTCGATTGCGAGATCACGAACGAGCGAGGCAAACGCATCGCCACCGCCACATCCACGTGCACGGTGATCGACTCATAGTCGACCAAGTTCGAATCTCACGCACAGGCCGTGTAAACCAGAATGCGGCACGGCGACCTTAGCCCGTACAATCGCCCGCACTCAACGCCGTTCGCGGAGATCCTCCTGACAACGAAGCCGCATCCTTTCGAACGCGGAAAGAAGCGGTAAGCGCGAACGAACCGACCGATTGTTCGAGCTTCAACGAAGCCGCGTTCTTTCGAACGCGGAAAGCTATGGTGGATTATGTGATGGCAAAGATAACTGAATTCGCTTCAACGAAGCCGCGTTCTTTCGAACGCGGAAAGGACGACTCGCACGTTCCCCGACTCGGCTTGACCGCTGCTTCAACGAAGCCGCGTTCTTTCGAACGCGGAAAGTCGGCAATCGGCACACAGGTCACCCAAATCAAAGAGCTTCAACGAAGCCGCGTTCTTTCGAACGCGGAAAGGATGGTGGCGTGGTCGGATGGAATCATGACTACCGAGCTTCAACGAAGCCGCGTTCTTTCGAACGCGGAAAGCACTGGTCTGCGATATTGGACAAGGCCGCGTTGTACGGGCTTCAACGAAGCCGCGTTCTTTCGAACGCGGAAAGCCAGATTCTTGAGAGTGGCTTGGCTAGGTTCGTGGTGCTTCAACGAAGCCGCGTTCTTTCGAACGCGGAAAGCTGCGATGTATCCACCTGCCCACATCCACCGACGATCGCTTCAACGAAGCCGCGTTCTTTCGAACGCGGAAAGGCTTGTCTTTCCGTTGATACTCGTCGGCAAACGCGGCGCTTCAACGAAGCCGCGTTCTTTCGAACGCGGAAAGCATAACCAAGCGTAATGTGTGGTCTATACCCTGGAGCTTCAACGAAGCCGCGTTCTTTCGAACGCGGAAAGTCAATGTCCACGTTCATGGATGAGGTTCGGGACCGCGCTTCAACGAAGCCGCGTTCTTTCGAACGCTGGAAGCGCCAACCCGGTGGTGGCGAATTCAGTTACTACAACAACAAGGATCAAAAGAAAGCACTCGGCCCCGATGGTCCCAACGGCGTTTCCTTTGAAGACGCCGCCAAACAGTTCCACATCAGCTACATGATTGGGAACGACCAGCCACGATTCCAACCCGCCGATCGCATCAAGTCGGCAAGCATGGCGACTGGATATCGGTTTCGTGTTGCATCGGCCCAAGTCAAGGGCAGCGAGTTGACGCTGCGTGTCACCAACGACGGCGTAGCACCGCTTTACCGCGACGCGTTCTTTGCGGCAGGCGAGAAAAGATCGACAACTTCACTGCGCGGTCTGTTGCCTGGCGAAACCATCCAGTGCAGCATCCCAGGCGTAACTAGCCAGGACCTGAAAGAGATATCCATCCAGTGCGATGCAATCTTGGCGACGCAAGCCATCCAATTTGATTCCGAATAGCGGTGATTTAGCCTTAGCTCAAAATACTGCCCGACTAGTATTTCCAGGAACACCGCTCGCCAGTCCTACACTCAGCGAATAACGACATGCCCGTCATAAGACGCTCCCCACGCGTAACGGCAGATAATTCGCCATCGATGCGTTGTTTCGGAAACGCACGGCGTTTAGTCTAGTAACCTCTTGGGCGTTTGTTCAGCGCCAAACGAGTCAGCCTTCCGTCGTTGACGACTCATCTCATCTATCTCGATCCAGTACGAGCGTGAACTTTGAAGCCATCTTTGCAGACCAGAACCAAGAGAGTTCCCCGCCGTCGACGCGTCGCTCGTAAACTAATCGCCGAACGACTAGAGCCTCGCGTGGTGATGGCGGCGACTCCGATTATCAGCGAGTTTCTGGCATCAAATTCGGGTGGGCTGGACGACATCGATGGCGACTCGAGCGATTGGATCGAAATCCACAACCCGACCCAATCGAGCGTCGATCTGTCGGGTTGGCGATTGACCGATGATCCGCTGAATCTGAGCGAGTGGACATTCCCATCGGTCACCCTTGCCGCAAACGATTTCTTGGTCGTGTTCGCATCGGACAAAGACCGCGCGGTTTCGGGCGAACAACTGCATACCAATTTCAAACTTAGTTCCGGCGGCGACTACCTTGCCTTGGTCCAGCCTGACGGAACGATTGTTAGCGAGTTCGCGCCGCAGTACCCGGCGCAAACAACTAACGTTTCCTTCGGTGTCGAATTTGACGTTGATGACCTGGTCGAAGTCGGTGATGGTTCGACGACTTTCGTGCCGGCAAACGCATCGCTCGGTGACAGTTGGAAGACGACGTCGTTCGACGACGCATCCTGGACTGCTGGGCCCACTGGGATCGGTTTTGGAATCGAGCAACCAGGTTTCGATGTTCGTTATGTAAAAGCAAAATCGTCGGGAACTTTCGATGGCAGCATCTCAACCCTGACGGATGCCGAACTGGTGCTCGCGACACCAGCCTACCAGTTGCTAGATCTGAACGAAAACACTAACACGATCAATTTCTTAGGCACCGGCGCAAACGGTCAATTTGACAACGACAACCCGTTCCCCAATCAGTCGATTGGTGACGACGTCAACTATTTCGTTATCGAAGCCACCGCGTCGATCGTCGTCCCGAGCGCTGGCGAGTGGTCATTTGGCGTCAACAGCGACGACGGATTTGGATTAACGTTAACTGGCAATGGACAGACTTTCTCGTCGTCATTCGAAGGCACACGCGGCGCCAAAGACACAATCAGCACGTTCAACTTGCCGGCGGCCGGCCGTTATGAGGTCAGGCTAGTCACGTTTGAGGGTGCGGGCGGCGCGTCGGCAGAGTTCTTTGCGGCGCAAGGCACCCATTCAACGTTCAACGCCAATTTTGCGTTGGTCGGCGACACAGCCTCTGGCGGGCTAACGGCGCTGCAACCTTACGTGGCCGGCCAAAATCCGTTTGTTGCGACCGACGTTTCAGCGTCAATGTCTGGGATCAACCCATCGGCGTACACGCGGGTCCCGTTCACTGTCACCGATGTTACAGATGTCGAAACGTTGCTGTTGAAAATGCAGTACGACGACGGATTTGTGGCTTGGATCAACGGCGTCGAAGTCGCCCGCCGAAACGCACCAACGTCGCTCACGTTCCATTCCGCAGCGACGACGACACGCGACTTTGCCGAAACGGTCAACGCCGAATCGATCCTGCTGGACACGACTGCCATCGCCTCGTTGGTCAATGGAAACAATGTGCTAGCGATCCAGGGGCTGAACGCGTCAGCGTCCAACAGCAGTTTCTTGATCGCACCCGAATTGGTTGCCAGCAAGCTTTCCACCGAGTCGCCAACTTACTTTGCCACGGTAACCCCCGGCGAGGTCAATCAGGATCCGGTCTCGGGCATTGTCGAACGGGTCGTCGCGGACGTACCAGCGGGTTTTTACACGACCGCGCAAACGATCACACTAACGTCACCGACCTCCGGTGCAACAATCCGATACACGACCGACGGCAGCGAACCGACCAGCAGTAACGGCACCGTTTATACGGGGCCCATTACGGTTAGCGCGACGACGAATCTACGTGCCGCGGCGTTCCTGCCCGACTACGTTTCGCTGCCTAGCATCACGCGGACGTACTTGTACCTAGACGACGTCCTGACTCAGTCCAACGATGGTGCTGCGCCGGTTGGATGGCCGACGACCTGGGGCACCAACTTCGTCGACTACGGTATCGATCCCGATGTGATTGCGTTCGAAGGCGAACAAGCAGTGAAGGACGCATTGCTGTCCTTGCCAACCATTTCGCTGACGACCGAGTTGGCGAATCTATTTGATGAAGAATTCGGCATCTACTCCAACGCCGTGCAAGACGGTCGCGACTGGGAACGGCCGGCATCAGCCGAATGGATTAATCCGGACGGCACACCGGGGTTCCAAGTCAACGCGGGCTTGCGGATTCGCGGTGGCTATAGCCGCGGCGATTTCAATCCCAAGCATGCCTTGAAATTGTTCTTTCGAGGATCCTACGGCGACTCGACCTTGAACTATCCGGTCCATGGCGATGCCGGCGTTTCGGAATTTGACAAGCTCGATTTGCGAACGCCCCAGAACTATTCATGGAGCTCTGCTGGAAATGCGACGAACAATTTCGTTGCGGAAGTGCTGGCCCGCTATGCGCAGCGTGATCTAGGTCAACCCTATACGCGAAGCACATGGGTCCACCTCTATCTCGACGGCCAGTACTGGGGCATCTACCAGACTCAAGAGCGGGCCGACGCCAATTATGCAGCCGCCTACTTTGGTGGTAACGTCGCCGACTATGACGTGCTGAAGCCCGAACGCGGTGATTATCGAAACATCGCAACCGACGGCAACTTTGACGCTTACACCCAGCTATGGGAACAAGCTTACGCGCGTGCCACCGATGGAGTCACGCCTGCGTTCGTTGAAGACGCTGCCTATCTTCAAGCGCAAGGTAAGAATCCTGATGGCAGCGACAACCCGAACTTTCCGGTTTTGTTGGACGTCGACAACCTGATCGTTTACATGATGGAAACGCTTCGAGGTGGCAACTTAGACGCACCCATTTCGAACTTCTTGGGCAACAATCGTCCCAACAACTATTTTGCAGTTCGCGACCGTACGGGGCGCGAGGGGTTTCGGTTTTTCCAGCATGACGCCGAGCACACGATGCGAAACGTCAACCAGGACCGAAATGGCCCCTACAACGACGCCAATTTCGAAGTCGGCGTCGATTGGTTCAATCCGCAGTGGTTGCATCAACAATTGATGGCCAACGATGAATACCGGATTCGATTCGCCGACGCGATCCAATCGGCGTTCTTTAACGATGGGCCGCTAAGTGTTTCATCGATGATTGCAAGACTGGATGACGAGGCAGCAAAAATCACGACCGCGGTGATTGCAGAATCGGCTCGTTGGGGCGATGCGAAACGCGGGGACAACTCGCCGCGAACGCAAGCTGATTTCCTCAACGCGATTGCCGACCTGCGCGACAACTACCTGCCGGCTCGCGAGTCGATTGTGCTGGATCAGTTCCGCAACACAACGCTGGTGCTAAAAGACGGTGCGGGTGACTACAACGTCGTCGTCTCGGCGCCACTGCTTCCCTCGGTCGATGCGCCACAGTTCTTGGCCAATGGCCAGCGACAACATGGCGGTGAAGTGCCGCCTGCGAGTTTGGTTGGTTTTCAGTCAACCGGCGAATTGGTTTACTACATGACCGACGGCACCGACCCAAGACTGTTCGGTGGCGGCATTCATCCGTCCGCGCAAGTCTACGATCCGCAGCTCGTCCAAGAAACGGTCGTTGCATCGGGGCAGACTTGGCGGTTCCTCGACGACGGGACTGAGCCCACCGGCGCATGGACATCCGACGACGGTGGCTTCAATGATTCGCTTTGGAACACCGGCAATTCGGAATTTGGTTACGGCAACTCGGCGACCGCGACCCCAATCTCGTACGGCCCCGATTCAAACAACAAATTCATCACCACCTACTTCCGCCGTTCCTTCAACCTGGATCTCAGCAGCGGGTCACCCACCGGTGCGACCATCCGCGTGCGACGCGACGACGGTGTTGCGATTTACATCAACGGCGTCGAAGTCGTTCGCGATAACCTGCCGACGGGAACGTTGACGTCGACGACGCCTGCTAGTTCCGTGGTCGGAGGCACCGACGAGACCACTTGGTACGAGTTCCCGATCGATCCCTCGCTGCTGCGCGACGGAGCTAACTTAATCGCGGCAGAGCTGCACCAGATTTCAGCAACCAGTAGCGATACGACGTTCGATGCTGAATTGATCACCAGCACTTCGGCGCCGGCACCAATCACGGTTAGTGGTCCGATCGAATTGATCGCACGGTCGCTTGCGGCCGACGGGACATGGTCGGCTGCGGAACAGGCTTCGTTCTTCATTCCGGTTGCTGCAGCTTCCGC
The sequence above is a segment of the Rubripirellula tenax genome. Coding sequences within it:
- a CDS encoding lamin tail domain-containing protein — its product is MQTRTKRVPRRRRVARKLIAERLEPRVVMAATPIISEFLASNSGGLDDIDGDSSDWIEIHNPTQSSVDLSGWRLTDDPLNLSEWTFPSVTLAANDFLVVFASDKDRAVSGEQLHTNFKLSSGGDYLALVQPDGTIVSEFAPQYPAQTTNVSFGVEFDVDDLVEVGDGSTTFVPANASLGDSWKTTSFDDASWTAGPTGIGFGIEQPGFDVRYVKAKSSGTFDGSISTLTDAELVLATPAYQLLDLNENTNTINFLGTGANGQFDNDNPFPNQSIGDDVNYFVIEATASIVVPSAGEWSFGVNSDDGFGLTLTGNGQTFSSSFEGTRGAKDTISTFNLPAAGRYEVRLVTFEGAGGASAEFFAAQGTHSTFNANFALVGDTASGGLTALQPYVAGQNPFVATDVSASMSGINPSAYTRVPFTVTDVTDVETLLLKMQYDDGFVAWINGVEVARRNAPTSLTFHSAATTTRDFAETVNAESILLDTTAIASLVNGNNVLAIQGLNASASNSSFLIAPELVASKLSTESPTYFATVTPGEVNQDPVSGIVERVVADVPAGFYTTAQTITLTSPTSGATIRYTTDGSEPTSSNGTVYTGPITVSATTNLRAAAFLPDYVSLPSITRTYLYLDDVLTQSNDGAAPVGWPTTWGTNFVDYGIDPDVIAFEGEQAVKDALLSLPTISLTTELANLFDEEFGIYSNAVQDGRDWERPASAEWINPDGTPGFQVNAGLRIRGGYSRGDFNPKHALKLFFRGSYGDSTLNYPVHGDAGVSEFDKLDLRTPQNYSWSSAGNATNNFVAEVLARYAQRDLGQPYTRSTWVHLYLDGQYWGIYQTQERADANYAAAYFGGNVADYDVLKPERGDYRNIATDGNFDAYTQLWEQAYARATDGVTPAFVEDAAYLQAQGKNPDGSDNPNFPVLLDVDNLIVYMMETLRGGNLDAPISNFLGNNRPNNYFAVRDRTGREGFRFFQHDAEHTMRNVNQDRNGPYNDANFEVGVDWFNPQWLHQQLMANDEYRIRFADAIQSAFFNDGPLSVSSMIARLDDEAAKITTAVIAESARWGDAKRGDNSPRTQADFLNAIADLRDNYLPARESIVLDQFRNTTLVLKDGAGDYNVVVSAPLLPSVDAPQFLANGQRQHGGEVPPASLVGFQSTGELVYYMTDGTDPRLFGGGIHPSAQVYDPQLVQETVVASGQTWRFLDDGTEPTGAWTSDDGGFNDSLWNTGNSEFGYGNSATATPISYGPDSNNKFITTYFRRSFNLDLSSGSPTGATIRVRRDDGVAIYINGVEVVRDNLPTGTLTSTTPASSVVGGTDETTWYEFPIDPSLLRDGANLIAAELHQISATSSDTTFDAELITSTSAPAPITVSGPIELIARSLAADGTWSAAEQASFFIPVAAASASNLRVTEVHYNPADEGDREFIELKNISSEPISLAGVRFTDGITFNFDDGSISQLGPGEIALVVVDQNLFEAFYGTSLPVAGQYSGSLSNGGETLTILAADDSSIQSFTYDDKGGDWHSPTDGDGPSLTVLSTSGDYDFGTNWRPSYVVGGTPGIDENDKPLASAGGPYVVASGATIQLTGSASDYDADQTLTYAWDLDYDGVTFDADVTGLTPSQTFTGSGPRTIALRVTDNGTPNESTIATASLVVTTPQVVKRSVAYANASAGYGASTPADNIVGLLPGQPATSANFTNYVNGLNRVVIDIEDSAATALTASDFTFKVGNSQDLTQWTDAPAPISIDTTVGGGTSGSTRVVISWPNQAILNQWLQVTVRASGGAGLATDDVFYLGNQVGEVTGAATGSQVRVTSTDTLVIRGNQSTAPGSAGIENPHDLNRDGRVNSLDTFIVRSSQAIQGLLMITGPQPLSVAPPQQSGLVLSAPNPAQEVIANVTPVAPTAPFTPTVPLTSTMAEATLPTAREHRRAISMGYRKVRLQLIALRRVDLRQASEVRRDVTARVQEFRQESIHSLDAVDAFFAKLTAEIDELAL
- a CDS encoding PaaI family thioesterase; translation: MPQPSNRFSDAPISRLVGFDVLPADPDSTDELGSATVQIRCGAHHHNPMQRVHGGLIAALADAAMGIAFGRTLMDRQDFSTIEMKINFIRPVKEGMIVAKARVVERGLRIGFVDCEITNERGKRIATATSTCTVIDS